The genomic interval GCGAATGAAGATGTGCCCATCGGCCGCCCCACCGCCCATGCCCGCGCCTATGTGCTGGCCGTTGATGGCAGTCTGGCCCCGGATGGCGTGGCCGGGGATCTGTGGATTGGCGGCCCGGCGGTGAGTGATGGCTATATCGGGCGGCCGGCGGAAACCGCAAAAGTGTTTCGCCCCGATCCTTTTGTGCCGCGGGGGGCGGTGCCGACGCGGATCTATCGCACCGGCGATCGCGCGGCCTGGCGGGCAGATGGCACGCTGGCCTTTCTCGGGCGGCAGGACCGGCAGGTCAAACTGCGCGGCTTTCGCATTGATCTGCGCCATGTGGAGCAGGTGCTGGAACGCGCCCACCCGGAGGTGCAGGCGCTGGTGGCGGTGCATGGCAAGGACGGACCGGCGGCGCAGCTCTGTTGCTGGGTGCGGGGCATTCGGGAGGCTGGCGCGGAAGAAATGGCTGGCGATACCCGCCCGGATCTGGCGACGCTGCAACAGGTGGTGCAGCGCGACCTGCCCGCCCATATGCGCCCGGCGCTGGTGCCGGTGGCGGCGTTTCCCCGCACTGCCGGGGGCAAGATCGACATGGCCGCCCTGCCCGCGCCGACACAGGCATCAAGCGGCCTGCGCCTGCGCCGCAACGGCGGCGCGGTGATTGACACCAGCGCCCCGCCCTCGCCGCTGGCGCAGCAGCTGGTGGCGATGATGGCGGATCTGCTGGGCCAGCCCGATCTGGGCGTGGATGACAGTTTCTATGACCGCGGTGGCCATTCCCTGCTGGCGATGCGGCTGATTGGCCGGATCGAGGCGGAACTGGGCCAGCGGCTGAGCCTGGCGGCGCTGCATCTGACCCCCAGCCCCCGGGCGCTGGCGGCGGCGCTGACAGACGCGCTGAGCCCGGGAGATGGGGGCGGCGACACCCCGGAAACACCGGAAGGCCACACCCTGCCCGATCATCTGGTGATCATTCAGGATGGCACGGCGCGTGCGCCGCTGTTCGGCGTCCATGTGCTGGGGCGCAACGAAGAGTTCTATCGCCCGCTGGCTGCTGCGCTTGGTCCGGACCAGCCGGTCTATGGGCTGAGCATCGGCCTGTTGGACAGCAGCACCCCCACCGGGGTGCGCGCCACCGCAAAACTGTACCTGGAGGAAATCCAGACCCATTACCCCAGCGGGGTCGTGCATCTGGCGGCGGTGTCTCTGGGCAGTTATTTTGCCTTTGAACTGGCGCGCCAGCTGCTGGAAGCGGGGCGCGAACTGGGCGTGCTGGCGCTGTTTGATGCCGAAGGGCCAGCGGGGCGCCGCCGGGTGCAGGGACGGGCCAGACTGGGCGCCCATCTGGGGCTGCTCCGGCGCATGGGACCGGCCTATCTGGGCCATGTGGCCCGCCACCGGATTGAGACAGTGCGCAATTCCTTTGAACGGCGGCGGCTGGAGTGGACCGGCGGCGGTGGTTCCCTGTCGATCGAGGCGCTGATCGCGGCCAACCAGCAATCGGTGGAACGCTACACGCCGGACCCGCTGGCCACACCGCTGACGGTGTTCCGGGCTGGCGATGATCTGTTTGACAGCCCCGAAGCGCTGACCCAGGGGCTGGGCTGGGCGCCGGTGGCGGCGGCGGGGTTTGAGCTGATCGAGGTGCCCGGATCCCATCTGTCGATCCTGCAGGAGCCGAATGTGCAGGATATGGCCCGGCATATGACCCGCATCATGCAGCGCTCGGATCCGCAATAAGGTCGTGACAACGGGGCAATCCTGGCCAAGGCGCAAGCAGATCCGCAGCGGATCTGGTATTTTTCCGCCCCGGCCAGAACAAATCTGCAAAACCACACCTGTACGGGGAACAAATTCCCGCCTTGCGGCGTCTGTCATATGAACCGGTCCCCCGCCCGTGGCCTGCCTGCGAACGGGCGGGCTTATTTGCCATGTCCCGGCCTGTGACATCTTGGTCCCCGGCGTCAGGGGGATTAGGTCGGGGCTGAACTCAAAAGGATTCCCGTATCATGATGAAACCATTTGCCTGGGCCGCGGCTGTCGCTGCGAGCCTGACTGCCGCACCGTCCGCCTTTGCCTCCGACACGCTGCGTGTCGGCATGTCGGGCGGGTATTTTCCTTTTACCTTTGTGCGTCAGGACGTGCTGCAGGGGTTTGAGGTGGATGTGATGAACGCCGTGGCTGAGGAAACCGGCCTTGAGGTGGAATTTGTCACCATGTCGTTTTCCGGTCTGATCGGCGCGCTGGAATCCGACCGCATCGACACCATTGCCAATCAGATCACCATCACGCCGGAGCGCAGCGCCAAATTCGCCTTTACCCAGGCCTATGTCATTGACGGCGCCCAGGTGGTGGTGAAACGCGGCAATGAGGACAGTATCGCAGGCCCCGCTGATCTCGCAGGTAAGACCGTGGCGGTGAACCTCGGCTCCAATTTCGAGCAATTGCTGCGCGAGCTGCCAGAGGCCGACAAGATCGAGATCAAAACCTATGAGGCCAATATCGCCCAGGATACAGCCCTGGGGCGGGTCGATGCCTTTGTGATGGACCGGGTGTCTTCGGCGCAATTGATTCAGGAAAGCCCGCTGCCGCTGGCGTTGGCGGGCGCGCCGTTCTCTGAGATCCGCAATGCGCTGCCGTTCCGTCAGGACGCGGACAGCCTGGCGCTGCGCGACCGGGTGGATACGGCGCTGACCACGCTGCGCGAGACCGGCAAGCTGGCCGAAATCTCGCAGACATGGTTCGGCACCGATATCACGGCGGTTTCCGCCCCGGCTGAGAAGTGAGCCGGTAAATGCAGGGTTTGGACATCGCCTATATGCTGGGGCTGGTGCCGGTGCTGCTCAGCTATGTGCCGCTGACGCTGTTCATGGCGGTGGTGGCCATGGTGCTGGCGCTGGTACTGGCGTCCCTCTTGGCGGTGGAACGGGTGCTGCGGATCCCGGTGCTGGATCAGCTGGTGGTGCTGTTCATCAGCTTCTTTCGCGGCACGCCACTTCTGGTGCAGCTGTTCCTGTTCTACTACGGGCTGCCACAGGTGTTGTCGGTGCTGACCCAGATCAATGGGGTCAGTGCCGCGATCATGGGGCTGACCCTGCATTTTGCCGCCTATATGGCCGAGAGCATCCGCGCCGCCATTCTGGGGGTGGATCGCAGCCAATGGGAGGCGGCGCAGTCGATCGGCATGACCCGTGGCCAGATGATGCGCCGCATCGTGCTGCCGCAGGCGGCCCGGATCGCAGCGCCGACGCTGGTCAATTACTTCATCGACATGATCAAGGGCACCTCGCTGGCGTTTACGCTGGGGGTGACCGAGATGATGGGCGCTACCCAGAAAGAGGCGGCCGGCAGTTTCCTCTACTTTGAGGCCTTCCTGGTGGTGGCGGTGATCTACTGGATTCTGGTGGAGGCGCTGTCGCTGGTGCAGCGACGGCTGGAGACCCATCTGAACAAGGCTTATGCCCGATGAGGGACGCAATGAAAGACACAACACAGGGCCCGGCCATTTCCATCTCCGGGCTGCGCAAGACCTTTGGCGACAGCGTGGTGCTGGATGGCATCGACCTGACCATTCAGCCCGGCGAGCGCATTGTCATTATCGGCCCTTCGGGCACTGGTAAATCGACGCTGCTGCGCTGTCTCAATTTTCTGGATGCTCCCGATGCGGGATTGATCCGCATCTGCGATCTGGAAGTGGACGCCGCCCGCGCCAGCAAGGCGGAGATCCTGGCCCTGCGCCGGCGCACCGCCTTTGTGTTTCAGAATTATGCGCTCTTTGCCAATAAGACGGCGGCGGAAAACATCATGGAGGCGCTGATCACCGTTCAGAAGCAGCCCCGCGACACAGCCCGCGCCCGCGCGCTGGAGATCCTGGCGGAGACCGGTCTGGCGGATAAGGCTAATGCCTATCCCGCCAGCCTGTCAGGCGGCCAGCAGCAGCGCGTCGGCATTGGCCGCGCCATGGCGCTGGGGGCCGAGCTGATGCTGTTTGACGAGCCGACCTCGGCGCTGGATCCCGAATGGGTGGGCGAGGTGCTGGCGCTGATGCATAAGGTCGCCGAAGAGCGCCAGACCATGCTGATCGTCACCCATGAGATGCAGTTTGCCCGCGAGATCGCCGATCGCGTGGTCTTCATGGAAGGTGGGCGGATTGTCGAACAGGGCCCGCCGACGCAGATCTTTGATGCGCCACAGGACCCCCGCACGCGAGCCTTCCTGCGGCGGGTGGGGTGACCGGCCCGGCCCTCTCCTGTATTCCGAATACCCAAACGAAAGAAGCGGGCCAGTGGCCCGCTTCTTTCCATCGCGAGGATGGTCATTCCTAAGACGGTGTCAGCCTGGGATCCACACCCCGCCCTGCTCAGGCGCGCCGGGCGGAGGTCAGATCCTGCCACACCCCATCAGATCGCAAGCGATCAGTTGGTGGTGGTGGTGGTGCTGGTTTCGTCGTCGTCGTTCAGGATCACACCCAGAATGACCGCACCGGCAACGCCGCCTGCGATCAGAGTGCCTTGCTCAAGACCGGTACCGCCGAGCAGGGTCGGGGTGCCTTCTTCCTGAGCGGAGGCGGTGGTGGTTGCGGCCAGGGTGGCCAGAGCGATTGCTGCGAAGAACTTGTTCATAATCCAAAACTCCTTTGGAGACCGTTGAGCCAAGAGTAGGTGAGTTACCTTGTGAATTCAACGCAGCTTTTAGCAGCAATATCCCGGCGGCTGGAATTTTTTTTCTGCCGTTGCCGAGATATCGCTCATTTGGGCGGATATGGCTCCAAACCGCCTGTTTTTCATACCCTCCGAGGTGGGATCAGCTGCCGGTGGTCAGCTGCCGGATGCGCAGATAGCCCACATTGGGACCGGCCCATTGGCGTGATTGCCAGACCCGGCCGCTGCGCGAATCTACCCAGTAGTCGTTGACGATTTCGCCGCTGCGTCCCGGCTGGCTGGGCTGGCAGCGTTCCTCGATGTGGCGGGTGGGGTAGCGCAGTTCGACGATCACGATGGGATCCGCACCCAGATCACGGCGGCTGCAGAGCATATCAAGCTGCCACGCCCCATTGTCGAGCCCGCGGATATGATAGCGGCGCGCGCCACTGCGCGCCGGGCCACCTGCGCCCTCCCCGACCAGCGCTGAGCTGGACAGGATGTCATTGCCAAGGTTGCGGGTGGCCACCAGCACCCCGTTGCGCAGGGTCAGGCTGATATTGTCCTCGGTGCGCCAGACCGCCACCGTTCCGGGGCTGTCATCGCGGCGCAGCTGCTGGCGCGACAGATAGGCAAAGACATCGTTTTTCTCGATGGTGACCTCGATATAGGGGGCCTTGATCTCATTCAGACCGGCGCGGGTCAGCGGCGGGCGCGCGGCCGGATCCGCCTTGCCCCCGGACAGCCGGGTGCCAACCCGGTCCGACAGGTTGCGCAGCAGTTCGACCTGCAGGGGCGGCGTGTCCGGTCCGCGGCTACAGGCGGTCAGCACCAGCAGCCCCAGAAGGGAAAGCAGCCCGGCGAGGCGTGTGGTCACAGGCGTCATCATTCCCAGATCCTTGCCCGCTGCCGGGTCAGCTGTGCGCGATGGGCCTCGCGGATTTGTCCATAAAGCCGGTCCGGGACATGTACCCGCTGGCCGCCGTCGCGCTGGGTCGGGCGCACGGTCATGCCAAATGTATTGCGGCTGGGTTTGCCCAGCAGCCAGTCCAGCGGGATGCTGAAGCGGAAGCCCTTGTCAAAGGAGCCTTCGCCGAAATCCTCGGAGGAGACATCGGTGAGGGTAAAGAAGCCGCCAACCCGCCAGCCATTGGCAAATTCGCGGTCCAGGCTGAAGGTGGCGCCATAATCGCCCGCCAGATAGCGCCCGGCATCCAGCTGCACATGGTAGCCCTTGTCGAGCTGGTAATAGGCCGAGGCATGGCCGGTGAAGGTTTTGTAATCGCGGAACGACAGCCGCTGATCGTAATCGCGCTGCACCACATAATTGCCCTCAACCCCCAGCGCCAGGCGGCTGGAGACCGGTTTCCAAAGGACCTCGCCCGAGATCCCGCCAAACATGCTTTCAAACAGCCCAGCCGTACTGCGGGCATAGAGATCGCGCCCCATCTGCCATTGCCGCGTGACATAAAGATTTTTCAGCGTGGTACCGAACTGGGCATATTCGGTCGCATCGGTGCGCACATGGGGCAGCACCGAATTGGAGGCGCGCCCGTCTTTCACATTGCCCCAGACGCGCTGACGGATGGTGCCGGCAATGCGCCAGCCCGGGGCCGGTGCGTAAGACGCCTTCAGATCCACGCCCACATCCAGCCGGAACGGCAGGTCAGGGTCGAAATAGGACGGCGCGGTATAAGGGCTGATCGAGGTGGAAAACGCCGGGTAGAGATCCTGCGCGACCAGCGCATCCCCGGCCAGCGGGCCTGCCTCCTGCAGGCCGGTCACCGCCCAGAGCGCCTCGGTGGCGTCGGGGCTATGTTCCAGCGCCTCCAGATCGCTGCGCCGGATCACCACCTGCGACAGTGCCAGCCCGCCACGCATCGGCACGATTTTCAGCGTCTCCACCGAGGGCGGCAGCAGCCGCGCCATGGCGCGGGCGGCGCGGCCAATGGCCAGGGTCTGGGCACGGTAGCGGGGATTGCGATAGCGCAGCTCGGCCTCGGTGCCATCTGCGGGCAGGGTCAGCGCCTCAAGAATGAGCCCGTCCTGTTGCAGCGCCTCGCTCATCAGATCCCGCAGGGTGGTTTTGGCGCGGGTGCTCTGGGCCCAGTCGCGGCTCCAGTGGCTGTCTTTGGTGGCCCAGCTGCTGCGCGGTGCCACCGGCACCGGCGCACTGACCCGCATGGGTTGGGTCGGGTGTTTGGGATTGAGCTGGATCTGCGCGGTGACGCCAATCTCGGACCCATAAAGATAATAGGCCCCCAGCCGCAGGCCCGATCTGGCCCGATATTCGGCGCCAAAGTTGAAGGAGGATTTGCGCTCAAACACATCTGGAGCGCCGGTTTCCAGCACATAGGCATCGGAGGAATATTCCGCCTTGAACCCCCAGCGGTCATTGGGCAGCCATTCAATGCCCGCAAAAGGCGCCATCTCACCGCGGAACCACTGATCATAGGCCAATTCGCCCCCGGTATCGCCGGCAACAAACCCCGGCCGGGTGCCGGAAATACTGCCGATGGAGCCGTTGGACCCCAGGCGTCCCCAGCCCAGACCTGCGGTCAGCTTCAGCCTGCCGGCCCCGCCGCGATGGCTGAGCGCCGGAGTGTCAAAATTCTTGGTGGCGACGATATATTCCCCGGCATAAATCCCGGTGCCGGCAAAATCCTGCAGACCCAGGGTCACCGCCGGGCGATAGCGCCCCTCGCGCAAGAGCCGCAGCCGGACGTCGAAACCGCGGTCGTAATAGGTGCTGAACCCGGCAATCTGGGCGCCATTGGTCTGGATGCCATTGTAGCGGAACGAGGCGCTGAGCCAGGGGGTCGCCTGAAAGGTCAGATTGTAACGCGCCTGACCGCCAAACCAGGAATAGGTGGTGGCAAACTGCCCGTCCGGCAGCATTTCCGCACTTGGCATATCCACCAGACCGGGGGAGCCGTAGAAATTGAGGCTGGGGGCGGGCAGCGGTTTGAAGCGCGCGGCCTCCGGTTTGGGTGTGGTCAGCGCATCTTGGGCCTGCGCGGGTGGTGCCACAGAAGCCATGACCACAGAGGTTGCCAGGATACGGGCAGTCGGCATACGGGCCATTGGCAAAAGCCGCGACACAGGAAGAGATCGAAGACTGAGGATCACGGGTTCGGACTGCCTTGTTGTCTGGCTTGTTATCTGGTCGGAATGCCGGAGCAATGGAGGGCTGATCTGCCGCCCTGCCCCCTGCGGCTGGTGCTGGACCGGTTAGACCACAAAACCCGCAGGCGGATCAACGATCTGGCGGAGGTCAGGGCGCGCTGGTGAGAGGCCTGTGACCCGTAAACTATAGTGCCACCTGCAAGGTTGATCCAAGGGGCGCTCAGGAGGTCTTGCGATCCTCTTCGGGCGCGCGGTAGCCCTCGACCCAGCGTTTGATCAATGCGCGTGCGGCCCCTTCGTCGCCGGCGGCCACGGCCTGCCGCAGGGCACGGATCAGCGCCGCGACCTCGATTTCCGACAGCACCGCCTCGCGGGCGCAGAAGATCTTCTGGTGGCGGGTGGTGATCAGATCCGAGCTGAGCGTCAGCTCTTCCTGCATCTTTTCCCCGGGGCGCAGGCCGATGATATCAATGGCGATATCGCCGTCGGGATGATCCTCGTCCCGCACGGAATAGCCGGCACTTTCGATAACCTGACGGGCCAGCTGCAGGATTGAGATCGGCTCGCCCATGTCGAGCACAAACACCTCGCCACCCAGCGCCTCGGCGCCGGCCTGAAGCACCAGCTGCACCGCCTCG from Phaeobacter inhibens DSM 16374 carries:
- a CDS encoding amino acid ABC transporter substrate-binding protein, with the protein product MMKPFAWAAAVAASLTAAPSAFASDTLRVGMSGGYFPFTFVRQDVLQGFEVDVMNAVAEETGLEVEFVTMSFSGLIGALESDRIDTIANQITITPERSAKFAFTQAYVIDGAQVVVKRGNEDSIAGPADLAGKTVAVNLGSNFEQLLRELPEADKIEIKTYEANIAQDTALGRVDAFVMDRVSSAQLIQESPLPLALAGAPFSEIRNALPFRQDADSLALRDRVDTALTTLRETGKLAEISQTWFGTDITAVSAPAEK
- a CDS encoding amino acid ABC transporter permease, whose amino-acid sequence is MQGLDIAYMLGLVPVLLSYVPLTLFMAVVAMVLALVLASLLAVERVLRIPVLDQLVVLFISFFRGTPLLVQLFLFYYGLPQVLSVLTQINGVSAAIMGLTLHFAAYMAESIRAAILGVDRSQWEAAQSIGMTRGQMMRRIVLPQAARIAAPTLVNYFIDMIKGTSLAFTLGVTEMMGATQKEAAGSFLYFEAFLVVAVIYWILVEALSLVQRRLETHLNKAYAR
- a CDS encoding amino acid ABC transporter ATP-binding protein, whose product is MKDTTQGPAISISGLRKTFGDSVVLDGIDLTIQPGERIVIIGPSGTGKSTLLRCLNFLDAPDAGLIRICDLEVDAARASKAEILALRRRTAFVFQNYALFANKTAAENIMEALITVQKQPRDTARARALEILAETGLADKANAYPASLSGGQQQRVGIGRAMALGAELMLFDEPTSALDPEWVGEVLALMHKVAEERQTMLIVTHEMQFAREIADRVVFMEGGRIVEQGPPTQIFDAPQDPRTRAFLRRVG
- a CDS encoding YjbF family lipoprotein translates to MMTPVTTRLAGLLSLLGLLVLTACSRGPDTPPLQVELLRNLSDRVGTRLSGGKADPAARPPLTRAGLNEIKAPYIEVTIEKNDVFAYLSRQQLRRDDSPGTVAVWRTEDNISLTLRNGVLVATRNLGNDILSSSALVGEGAGGPARSGARRYHIRGLDNGAWQLDMLCSRRDLGADPIVIVELRYPTRHIEERCQPSQPGRSGEIVNDYWVDSRSGRVWQSRQWAGPNVGYLRIRQLTTGS
- a CDS encoding YjbH domain-containing protein, whose product is MARMPTARILATSVVMASVAPPAQAQDALTTPKPEAARFKPLPAPSLNFYGSPGLVDMPSAEMLPDGQFATTYSWFGGQARYNLTFQATPWLSASFRYNGIQTNGAQIAGFSTYYDRGFDVRLRLLREGRYRPAVTLGLQDFAGTGIYAGEYIVATKNFDTPALSHRGGAGRLKLTAGLGWGRLGSNGSIGSISGTRPGFVAGDTGGELAYDQWFRGEMAPFAGIEWLPNDRWGFKAEYSSDAYVLETGAPDVFERKSSFNFGAEYRARSGLRLGAYYLYGSEIGVTAQIQLNPKHPTQPMRVSAPVPVAPRSSWATKDSHWSRDWAQSTRAKTTLRDLMSEALQQDGLILEALTLPADGTEAELRYRNPRYRAQTLAIGRAARAMARLLPPSVETLKIVPMRGGLALSQVVIRRSDLEALEHSPDATEALWAVTGLQEAGPLAGDALVAQDLYPAFSTSISPYTAPSYFDPDLPFRLDVGVDLKASYAPAPGWRIAGTIRQRVWGNVKDGRASNSVLPHVRTDATEYAQFGTTLKNLYVTRQWQMGRDLYARSTAGLFESMFGGISGEVLWKPVSSRLALGVEGNYVVQRDYDQRLSFRDYKTFTGHASAYYQLDKGYHVQLDAGRYLAGDYGATFSLDREFANGWRVGGFFTLTDVSSEDFGEGSFDKGFRFSIPLDWLLGKPSRNTFGMTVRPTQRDGGQRVHVPDRLYGQIREAHRAQLTRQRARIWE